A region of the Marmota flaviventris isolate mMarFla1 chromosome 3, mMarFla1.hap1, whole genome shotgun sequence genome:
TTCCACCCATTTTGCTCCAAATGatttcattctactttatggttgaataatattccttggtatatatactatatattattcaTCCATTACCCTGTTGAAAATGTGAATTGTGTCACAAAAACATGGGCATGCAAGTAtatcttttgtatgctgactttatttcttttgaatatatacccagtagtaTAAAGATCAGACAATTttgtagttctgtttttagttctttttttttttttttggtggggagcatactggggaattgaactcagtgacattcaaccactgaatcgcatccccagccctattttatattttatttaaaatataacaagagtctcatcattgctgaggctggctttgaactcatgatctttctgcctcagcctcttgagaggctgggattacatgactatgccaccacacctggcctattttttagtttttttgagcaCCTACATGCTATTCTTCATATGGCTGTCCTAATTTACATTATTACCAACAGCTTATAAGAGTTCTTCGACATATTCTAATCAAcatttccctgtgtgtgtgtgtgtgtgtgtgtgtgtgtttgacaaTAACCATTCTAAGGGTGAGATGGCACCTCATTGGAGTTTTGATACTTAAGTAGTTTTTAATCTGCTAAAACTAGAGTTTTTCActgtaaaagagagaaaattaaaggaTCATTGTCATTATCAGGTGGCTTTCCATTTTCCCTAAAGGTGGAAATGGCATAATAGTTCAGGAAAATTCCAGCTTCACacttggatattttaaaattctaaacttaagtgttttatttgtgttttttcctaTAGGTTCAACAAGAAAAAACTACTGAAGAAGCAAATGAGAAATCATACAGAAGTAAGAGCGTTTATCCTCCTGGGATTGTCAGATGATCCCAGGCTCCGGGTGGTAAtattcatctttctcttcctcaccTACATGCTCAGCATCACTGGGAACCTGACCATCATCACCCTTACCCTGCTGGATTCCAGTCTTCAGACTCCAATGTATTTCTTCCTCAGGAATTTCTCCCTATTAGAAGTTTCATTCACAACCGTCAGTATACCCAAGTTCCTAAGTACCATTATTTCAGGAGATAAAACCATTTCTTTTAACAACTGTATagctcagttattttttttcattctcttgggAGTCACTGAATTTTACCTTCTGGCTGCCATGTCCTATGATCGCTACATTGCCATCTGCAAACCTCTGCACTACATGACCATCATGAATCGCAAAGTCTGCACAATGCttgtctttgcttcctggctggtCTCATTCTTAATTATCTTCCCTGCTCTCATGTTGCTACTACAGCTTGATTACTGTAGGTCCAATATCATTGACCATTTTACCTGTGATTACTTCCCCCTCCTCCAACTTTCTTGTTCAAACACTAAATTCCTTGAGATAATGGGGTTTTCCTGTGCTGTGTTTACTCTGATGTTCACCTTGGCACTAATATTTCTGTCCTACATATATATCATCAGAACGATTTTGAAGATTCCTTCTGCTACTCAGAGGACAAAGGCCTTTTCTACGTGTTCTTCCCACATGATTGTCATCTCCATCTCTTATGGCAGCTGCATTTTTATGTACATTAAACCTTCAGCAAGAGAGAGAGTGTCTCTGAGCAAGGGAGTGGCTGTGCTAAACACCTCAGTGGCTCCTATGCTCAATCCCTTTATTTACAGCCTGAGGAATCAGCAGGTCAAGCAAGCCTTCATGAACATGGCAAGGAAGATTGTGTTTTTTACAAGTACACGGAAAGACGTGGTGTCTTGAGGTAAAGGCACATTAATGTGTaattaaaagtacaaaaagaatgaaaatttagtAACCAATTCAAATAAGTATTGCTCTTCTTTTCATTCTTGACAttcacacttttctttttcctaacacTTTACTGGCATATTTGTTTAACATATGTCTCaccaaatttaaataattttttatgacTTTCTGACACCCCATTTTTCTGGTGCTTATTCATCACAACCTCTTAatcaattattattttacaaagaaaattgcAATTTGAGTTTTGTTCAGGAAAAAACATATCCCTATATATAGGAGACACAaagatattgatatattttacttaacacatctcaaaatataaattgtgtttttatttatgttttacagAAATTCCCTTgagtttttttacatttttttctagaaaaatcttaaatgctacataagtgaatgaaaaatgtaatttttttttcatttaaaaccaAGAactaggtctggggttgtagctccatgAGAGAGCCCTTGCCTTATATCTGCAAGGTTctagttcagtccccagtactacaataataaaaagaatactaataataattcaaaagttaaaaatgaaaataaatgaataaacatgttatttttctattcacaAAGTAACCTGGGCCATTCATTAATAACACGTCTTTCGATTTAGGTGCTCAATAGACTTTCGTTTCCTACGATGTCTCCATAGATGTATAGGTagacacacatataaatatatacatacatatgtgtgtgtgtgtgtgtatatatatatacacacacacacacacaaacacaaatatctAATGAACACATGCTATAGAAAATAGTGAAGAAATAAGTATTAGATatatggaatttattttctcaaattccaTTGTAAGCTCTCTTTTGATtatgagtgtgtttgtgtgtgtgtacacatacatgtgttgtttaaaactaatccaaaacacgatatgtgtttgtgtatgaaatatattaaatatatatattatatataatatatcctttgaacatattatatatataatatatataaaatatgtgtttttaataactatatatccatatatatttttaataaatatatatatacacatatatatgaagaaatatttagatATGGGATTAGATATCCTCATGTTTCATGGACTAGTTATAAACAGGGCATATATCCAAATTAGTAGAtactaaagtaaaatattttaagtttctgttttgtataaaatataagcttcattgcaaagaaaaatattccattacaTATAAAGTTCTggtttcatttattaaatttctaatCCACATAGTATattcaaaatctaaaataatgtGTATCTATGTATAACTTAAGATTATGGATACTGAGAAGTAGTCACAGATAAATGAAGCATTAATAACTTATTATGAggataaaaacaaatatgtagaGCATATATAATAATTGTCTGTACTATTAAATATCAGCAATtaggggctaaggttgtggcttagtggtagagcacttgtcacacatgtgtgaggcactggattcgattctcagcaccacataaaaataaataaataaaataaaggtccatcaataactgaaaaaaattttaaaaatcagcaattaTCATAGTTTTCTCTAGATCCAACTGATATAGTTTTGaacattttcagataaaaattgTTATTGGGTAAGAACGCATGACATGAGATCTAAATACTTCAGCAAGTTTTAAAGGCACAATACATCATGGCTAAATATAGGCACAATATTTTACAGGAGATCtctagaatttattcatcttgCATAGGGGAAATCCTGTATACAACTTGAACATAactcctgttttctcttttgcCAATCATGTAGAAATTGTCagtctactctctgcttctatgagtctACTCTAGATACTTCATATAGGTAAAATCATTGTGTTTGTCCTACCATGACTGGCTTATGTAACTAAGTATATTGTCCTTCAGGTTCATTCACattatacatatgtcaaaattgtcttttaaaaaaataatttgtgtgtgtttaaaatgaaatatatatatttattttcatatcttttttgtgaataatgctacaatgaacatgATAGTGAGATAGATCTTTATGATCTTCATTTCCATTGTTTTGAATCTATACACAGAAGTTGGATTTCTGTGccattttccatagtggctgcaccattttatattctcatcaACCATGCACAAGAGTTCCAGttcctccacatcctttccaatGATTGTTACATTTTGTCTCTTGGATAATAGCTCTCCGAACAAACAGGGGTGAcatggtatctcattgtagttttgatttaattTCCCTAATGATCAGTGACATTGAGGTTCTTTCCATATACTTGTTGGCCCCCTCTTAGAGAAATTTCTAATCAAAATCTTGCCTATTTTAAATTAGgtaatttgtctttcttttctacgTAGTTGTACAAGTTTCATATGTATTTTAGACATTACTCCCTTATCTGATATTGACAACGAAGTCAGACATAAATCAGTGACGTTACTTATATGGCCATGAAAAGGACCTTTTGAAATCAAGGTTCAATTAATTCTATTAGGAAAATCACTGTCTAACTCAGTTGCATATTCCTTTTCCTTAGAAAAAACATGCCTTATATGGTTGTAAATCAAAAGTATAATTCTAATGGAGTATTCTATATAAGGCTTCTCCTCCTGTAAGAAGTtgcaaatatctttaaaatgagtGCACATTCTGGCTACTGCCCAGCAGGTATCTAGTGTAGTTGAGTTTTTCCAATAAAGTGCAGAATGCATAATTTCTTTCAGGCAGGTTCAGTCCATTTTCCAGGCCAAAACTCTAcataaatttttctttacataCTCTAGAGAATGTTTATGATATGAAATTAGACAGAACCCAAATGTAACATATGTTGCAAATTTATCACCAATTATTAGGGTAGTTTAGAGAAGATGTCATTGGTTGAAGAAGATTGCCTTATAGATGGAATGTTAGTCTGTAATGTAGAAATAGGTTGTACTCTGCATTTGTGTGATGAGTGATCCTTGAAATTTATCTCACTTGTCAACTAGAGTCTGCAACAAgagaattgtattttttcttactaATATCTTTTAGTAATATGACAGTAGTTTTATAACTTTGAGTAGAATTGTGCCctacttaatattttcataaagattTGATCATGTTCTCTAAGCATAGTTAATATGTGCCAGGACCCATGGTTACCATATATAATATGAAGAACACAAATCAATACACtcaattttgaagaaattttgctGAGCTAGTACATACATAGAATGAATcttgataaaacaaaaataaactctcTGAATGTCAGGCTTTTTTCTCTATCAATATGTAGTCTTCTGCAGTTGCAGAGTAGTTTAAAACACACATCTTTTAGAACAAATAACTGTTTTAAAATCACCAGTTACAAGAGAGATGTGTCATAAATCATGCCCAGTGTGTAAATAAGGGGAACTAACTCCTAGAGCAACAATGACAAGAACTAGAAATTTGCCAAaaaccaaatatttcaaaaagccaCAAAATAATATGCACAAAGCTGCAAAAGTGGaaatgttaaaaagtaaaaaagaatattttaaaaaacaaagccaaacatAATCTCAGATCTCATAATCTTATTAAGTCAGTGTGTCCAGAattcattttaagatttttataacaccatttttctaacattaaacttaagaAGAAGTAGTAGCATACCCAGTTCTTAATTCCTGATAGGTATTTTTTCTATGTTCCTAAGTAGAGTGTATTAGtaaaatttctccaaagaaattaaagcaaTAGGAGATATAAGTCCAGAACAATTTTATTAGAAAGATTTGACTTATGCAGCTGTAGTAATAGACATCACATAATCTGCCATCTGCAAACTGGATGCCCACCAAGCCAATGGTGTAGCTCTAACCCATGACCAAAGATCTGAGGTGGGGGAGTACATAGCTGAAGGCCTTGTCTGAGTTTTAAGCCTTAGAACTGTCCAAGGGCAAGAGTAGTTGGATTTCTTAggtcaaaagagagaaaattcaatCTTCCTTCTACCTTTTTGTTCTGTTCGAGTTATCAATAGAAAGAACAATGTCCACCTACAACAGGGAGGCCCTTCCTCTTTAAGTCAGGGTACAAATTCAAATgcaaacaccctcacagacataccCAGAAATAACGTTTAATCAGTCATCTCGGTATCCCTTAGTTCAGCCAGGAtgacacctaaaattaaccaGGTCATCCTTAATTCTTCTAGAACCAGATTAAGTGGGAAAAGGTACAGTTTGagacattttgaaaacatttaagatGAACTAACAAAACAAGCCATAAACGGATTATTTTATAATTGGCCCTGTAATATGTAACCAGGCTCTGTGTGgcatataagataaaatattgaGTCATATGAAAAGCCTGGAAACTCTGTCAGTAATACTCATAGATCACAAATTCTATGTGATCATCTCAGTTCTTGGGTTTTCCTGACACTGTCATAAAAATTTCTGTCACTGAAATCTCCTTAATGTCTTTGTTTGAGCATTGCTACTTTAATGAGCAAGTCCTAAATATCTgacttaatcttaaacctagctctactgCAGGACTCTACATAATCCTTAGCCTAGTCTATGTGTGTGggctttcattgatttttctatagtattttattacctaataa
Encoded here:
- the LOC114087463 gene encoding olfactory receptor 6C1, which gives rise to MRNHTEVRAFILLGLSDDPRLRVVIFIFLFLTYMLSITGNLTIITLTLLDSSLQTPMYFFLRNFSLLEVSFTTVSIPKFLSTIISGDKTISFNNCIAQLFFFILLGVTEFYLLAAMSYDRYIAICKPLHYMTIMNRKVCTMLVFASWLVSFLIIFPALMLLLQLDYCRSNIIDHFTCDYFPLLQLSCSNTKFLEIMGFSCAVFTLMFTLALIFLSYIYIIRTILKIPSATQRTKAFSTCSSHMIVISISYGSCIFMYIKPSARERVSLSKGVAVLNTSVAPMLNPFIYSLRNQQVKQAFMNMARKIVFFTSTRKDVVS